In Streptomyces sp. NBC_01707, a genomic segment contains:
- a CDS encoding site-specific integrase, producing MREELISRNVARIVETPTVDSQEVRPLDAAEARTLLKVAQPHRLHALWLLLVSTGLRRGEALALTWSDVDLNAGTLRVRRNVQRIRRELIFGTPKTKRSVRTISLPQRCVRALSAHREQQERERKVAGVKWKPTPGQPAELVFSTKSGGVTDPRGLNRMLTILCLEARVRRVRVHDIRHTCASLLLAQGVDARTIMETLGHSTITMTLDTYAHVMGATLRTASDRNGRRVGPRRIRR from the coding sequence ATGCGAGAGGAGCTGATCTCGCGGAACGTCGCTCGGATCGTGGAGACACCGACGGTCGACAGTCAGGAAGTTCGTCCCTTGGACGCGGCAGAGGCCCGAACGTTGCTCAAGGTCGCCCAGCCCCACCGCCTCCACGCGTTGTGGCTGTTGCTCGTATCCACAGGCTTGCGACGGGGGGAAGCTCTTGCCCTGACGTGGTCGGACGTCGACCTCAACGCGGGGACACTCCGGGTTCGGCGGAACGTACAGCGCATCCGGCGGGAACTCATCTTCGGCACTCCCAAGACGAAGCGTTCCGTCCGAACGATCTCGCTGCCTCAACGCTGTGTGCGGGCTCTCTCTGCTCACCGCGAGCAGCAGGAACGAGAGCGCAAGGTCGCGGGGGTGAAGTGGAAGCCGACCCCGGGGCAGCCGGCCGAACTCGTATTCAGCACGAAGTCCGGCGGGGTCACGGACCCAAGGGGCCTGAACCGGATGCTCACGATCTTGTGCCTTGAGGCTCGGGTGCGGCGGGTGCGGGTGCACGACATACGGCACACCTGCGCCTCTCTCCTGCTCGCCCAAGGCGTCGACGCCCGGACCATCATGGAGACGCTGGGCCACAGCACGATCACGATGACGCTGGACACGTACGCGCATGTGATGGGAGCGACCCTGCGAACTGCGTCCGATCGAAATGGACGACGTGTTGGGCCTCGACGAATCCGAAGATGA
- a CDS encoding PAS domain-containing protein codes for MSSRPSRGAARLAAILDALPDGLLLVNCNGTVVNANTIALEMFETPGTALVGRGLLDLLPEFDSKLIPGSMRRPEAADERGRTKPTRMTARRTDGTEYPVEVTSASLEDGQAAYTDFQAGYTGSYTGDELLMLVVRDLSGTVDTEAELARSQRQTEMILRAAAEGVVGTDTDGRVVLVNPAAAQILGFRASDLGGQELHPLILHSRAEGEPFPYEESPLADTLKSGRKHRVRGQVLWSKSGAPVPVDLTTAPVRDGDQLVGAVMTFTDRRPYEELTKQHTAQLAELTESHTTEVAELTERHTTEVAELTESHTTELADRTDRYAAELEEQAERITDLTARHHQLTAVLGESLRGPLEELRGELFKLAADPAGQLWPEANQILHHLAAGYARMTTLVDNVLGFQRLDSGAEQLIKETVLLDGVVTAGIDAAVELIGPGRAQFAVHAPPIEAEVDAGRLVTALAHLVADVAGVDSTGKARVVPGGGYVDSTVVVAAAQRGEVVRIEVRGPFAGGDPVHEPIVRGIVRAHGGVLQTHEMPGMSGSAYVLEVPLGAGSGTVMPPEPPVVQAPAEATVGGVAGAGAVQQQPGTPPGGRRRARRASTDAFLESPVGAAEAGPEAGTGAVEPTGRRRARREAVAPEEPAQQVQQGPQSPQGLVPAQQQGEGSGRRRGRPSPAEATAAPAQSPLPAQSTRSSQPGQALALPGAAAPSEGSVVTAAEGAQGGGGRPQRGQTVPPQGVPAEMPASAGGHRTRQGSENQLALPAAAPAAGQGQGEAAPQQGQAQPQPTGRRARRALGTAQDRSVPAESAGPRTAFALPPADADRIPPTAGEADASLPGRHDAVQAPHDAHTPPQAHPTPTGRRRARQTGAPQQPEQPESPQQPMQPGLPAQPGGWAENGTSGQGLSSLTPPGDGLDWAGAGHTTHTTGTTHTTGTTDATGVTESRPRDTAPAPAPVPAPAAEPVPDARRQPLPAEAPMPASASADSTQGRAFSVRTLGQGVPFVQHLAHQQNQTLGGAGRRRKLAAPPEAERTAQPAVPHPAAGQPGAAPAAAAQPAPAPTTNTSGQLLHAPAAEGRAYAIGAPDEGAEGPEPLDGPGGAVEVANRPSPQPVDDELPPEPLDNPRRLLVWPAPDVSTQQALGDRGYRPVIVHSREEVDAQIAAFPAALFVDPLTGPITRTALQSLRQAAVAAEVPVLVTAGLGQASREAAYGADPAVLLKALAPRDSDQHPPRVLVIEEHEEIAVALTATLERRGMQVARAATDDEAVALATRMRPNLVVMDLMQVRRRRAGIIDWLRANGQLNRTPLVVYTSADMNRAELPKLSSGETVLFLAERSTSEDVQSRIVDLLAKIGTN; via the coding sequence GTGAGCAGCAGGCCATCCCGAGGCGCTGCTCGCCTCGCAGCCATACTCGATGCCCTCCCGGACGGGCTGTTGCTCGTCAATTGCAACGGCACGGTCGTCAACGCCAACACCATCGCCCTCGAAATGTTCGAGACTCCGGGCACCGCGCTCGTCGGTCGTGGACTGCTCGATCTGCTGCCGGAGTTCGATTCCAAGCTGATTCCGGGGTCGATGCGCAGGCCCGAGGCCGCGGACGAGCGGGGCCGTACCAAACCGACGCGGATGACCGCGCGGCGGACCGACGGCACCGAGTACCCGGTCGAGGTCACCAGCGCCAGCCTCGAGGACGGGCAGGCCGCGTACACCGACTTCCAGGCCGGCTACACCGGCAGCTACACGGGTGACGAGCTGCTGATGCTCGTCGTACGGGATCTGTCGGGCACCGTCGACACCGAGGCCGAGCTGGCCCGTTCGCAGCGGCAGACCGAGATGATCCTGCGGGCCGCGGCCGAGGGTGTCGTCGGTACGGACACGGACGGCCGGGTCGTTCTGGTCAACCCCGCCGCCGCGCAGATCCTCGGATTCCGCGCCAGCGACCTGGGCGGCCAGGAGCTGCACCCGCTCATCCTGCACTCGCGTGCGGAGGGCGAGCCGTTCCCGTACGAGGAGTCGCCGCTCGCCGACACGCTCAAGTCCGGGCGCAAGCACCGGGTGCGCGGGCAGGTCCTGTGGTCCAAGAGCGGCGCCCCGGTGCCGGTCGACCTGACGACCGCGCCCGTCCGCGACGGGGACCAGCTGGTCGGCGCGGTGATGACGTTCACCGACCGCAGGCCGTACGAGGAACTCACCAAGCAGCACACCGCGCAGCTCGCCGAGCTGACCGAGAGCCACACCACCGAGGTCGCCGAGCTCACCGAGCGGCACACCACCGAAGTCGCCGAGCTGACCGAGAGCCACACCACCGAGCTGGCCGACCGGACCGACCGGTACGCGGCAGAGCTGGAGGAGCAGGCCGAACGGATCACGGACCTGACCGCCCGGCACCACCAGCTGACCGCCGTGCTCGGCGAGTCGCTGCGTGGCCCGCTGGAGGAGCTGAGGGGCGAGCTCTTCAAGCTCGCCGCCGACCCGGCGGGCCAGCTGTGGCCCGAGGCCAACCAGATCCTGCACCACCTGGCTGCCGGCTATGCCCGCATGACGACACTCGTCGACAACGTGCTGGGCTTCCAGCGGCTGGACAGCGGTGCGGAGCAGCTGATCAAGGAGACGGTGCTGCTCGACGGCGTCGTGACGGCCGGCATCGACGCGGCCGTCGAGCTGATCGGCCCCGGCCGGGCCCAGTTCGCGGTGCATGCGCCGCCGATCGAGGCCGAGGTCGACGCGGGTCGACTGGTGACTGCGCTCGCGCATCTGGTCGCGGATGTCGCCGGGGTCGACTCGACCGGCAAGGCGCGTGTGGTGCCGGGCGGCGGCTATGTCGACTCGACGGTGGTCGTGGCGGCGGCGCAGCGCGGTGAGGTCGTACGGATCGAGGTACGCGGACCGTTCGCCGGGGGAGACCCGGTGCACGAGCCGATCGTGCGCGGAATCGTGCGGGCGCACGGCGGTGTGCTGCAGACACACGAGATGCCGGGAATGAGCGGCAGCGCGTACGTGCTGGAGGTGCCGCTGGGTGCGGGGTCGGGCACCGTGATGCCGCCGGAGCCGCCCGTCGTGCAGGCCCCGGCGGAGGCGACGGTCGGCGGTGTTGCCGGGGCCGGTGCCGTTCAGCAGCAGCCGGGCACACCGCCCGGCGGGCGGCGCAGGGCCCGCCGGGCGTCGACGGATGCCTTCCTGGAGAGCCCGGTGGGTGCGGCGGAAGCCGGACCGGAGGCCGGCACAGGGGCGGTGGAGCCGACCGGACGGCGCCGGGCACGGCGCGAAGCGGTGGCACCGGAGGAGCCGGCTCAGCAGGTCCAGCAGGGTCCGCAGTCGCCTCAGGGGCTCGTCCCCGCACAGCAGCAGGGCGAGGGGTCCGGCCGCAGGCGGGGGAGGCCCAGCCCGGCCGAGGCGACCGCTGCGCCCGCGCAGTCCCCGCTGCCCGCACAGTCCACCCGGTCTTCGCAGCCGGGGCAGGCGTTGGCTCTGCCCGGAGCCGCGGCGCCGTCCGAGGGCTCCGTGGTGACGGCGGCCGAGGGCGCACAGGGCGGTGGCGGACGTCCGCAGCGCGGGCAGACCGTGCCGCCGCAGGGCGTTCCGGCCGAGATGCCGGCGTCTGCGGGCGGACACCGGACTCGTCAGGGCAGTGAGAATCAGCTGGCCCTCCCGGCAGCCGCTCCCGCCGCCGGCCAGGGGCAGGGCGAGGCCGCCCCGCAGCAGGGCCAGGCCCAGCCGCAGCCGACCGGGCGGCGGGCCCGTCGGGCGCTCGGGACCGCGCAGGACCGGTCCGTTCCGGCGGAGTCGGCGGGGCCGCGGACCGCGTTCGCGCTCCCGCCCGCCGATGCCGACCGGATCCCGCCCACGGCCGGTGAGGCGGACGCCTCGCTGCCTGGACGCCATGACGCCGTGCAGGCCCCGCACGACGCGCACACCCCACCGCAGGCGCACCCCACGCCGACCGGCCGCCGCCGGGCCCGTCAGACCGGCGCACCGCAGCAGCCGGAACAGCCGGAGTCCCCGCAGCAGCCGATGCAGCCCGGGCTGCCCGCGCAGCCCGGGGGCTGGGCGGAGAACGGCACGTCGGGACAGGGGCTGTCCTCCCTCACGCCGCCCGGCGACGGTCTGGACTGGGCCGGAGCGGGTCACACCACCCACACCACCGGTACCACCCACACCACCGGTACCACCGACGCCACCGGTGTGACGGAGAGCCGCCCGCGGGACACCGCACCCGCTCCTGCACCCGTGCCCGCTCCGGCAGCCGAGCCCGTGCCGGATGCGCGGCGCCAGCCGCTGCCGGCCGAGGCCCCCATGCCCGCATCCGCGTCGGCGGACTCGACGCAGGGGCGCGCGTTCAGTGTGCGGACGCTCGGGCAGGGCGTGCCGTTCGTCCAGCACCTCGCCCATCAGCAGAACCAGACGCTCGGCGGCGCCGGCCGGCGCCGTAAGCTCGCCGCCCCGCCCGAGGCCGAGCGCACCGCACAGCCCGCCGTGCCGCATCCGGCCGCCGGGCAGCCCGGTGCCGCACCGGCCGCCGCTGCGCAGCCCGCCCCCGCTCCCACCACCAACACCTCGGGGCAACTGCTGCACGCCCCTGCGGCCGAGGGGCGTGCATACGCCATCGGGGCACCCGACGAGGGCGCCGAAGGTCCGGAGCCGCTGGACGGTCCGGGAGGAGCGGTGGAAGTCGCCAACCGTCCGTCGCCGCAGCCGGTCGACGACGAGCTGCCCCCGGAGCCGCTGGACAACCCGCGTCGGCTCCTCGTCTGGCCCGCGCCGGACGTCTCCACCCAGCAGGCGCTGGGCGACCGCGGCTACCGGCCGGTGATCGTGCACTCCCGCGAGGAGGTGGACGCCCAGATCGCGGCGTTCCCCGCCGCGCTCTTCGTGGACCCGCTGACCGGCCCCATCACGCGTACGGCCCTGCAGTCGCTGCGCCAGGCGGCGGTGGCCGCGGAGGTTCCGGTACTGGTGACGGCCGGTCTGGGGCAGGCATCGCGGGAAGCGGCGTACGGTGCCGACCCCGCCGTACTCCTCAAGGCGCTCGCTCCCCGCGACAGCGACCAGCACCCGCCGCGGGTGCTGGTGATCGAGGAGCACGAGGAGATCGCGGTGGCCCTGACGGCGACGCTGGAACGCCGCGGCATGCAGGTCGCGCGGGCCGCCACCGACGACGAGGCGGTCGCGCTGGCCACCCGGATGCGGCCGAACCTGGTGGTGATGGACCTGATGCAGGTACGTCGCCGCCGGGCCGGGATCATCGATTGGCTGCGCGCGAACGGCCAGCTCAACCGGACCCCGCTGGTCGTCTACACCTCGGCCGACATGAACCGGGCGGAACTGCCGAAACTCAGCTCGGGCGAGACCGTGCTGTTCCTGGCGGAACGCTCGACGAGCGAAGACGTGCAGTCCCGCATCGTCGACCTGCTGGCGAAGATCGGCACGAACTGA
- a CDS encoding UTRA domain-containing protein: MDDFPQELVAGTLLMEPRDVAAPGGVLASVGLIRTKYRDEIAVRMATRHEAELLALPAATPVAEHTRTGYDADGKPLRCMVTILPGDRHKILYEVDTD; the protein is encoded by the coding sequence GTGGATGACTTCCCCCAGGAACTAGTCGCCGGGACGCTCCTCATGGAACCGCGCGACGTGGCAGCACCGGGCGGCGTCCTCGCATCCGTTGGGCTCATCCGGACCAAGTACAGGGATGAGATCGCGGTGCGTATGGCGACACGGCATGAGGCCGAACTGCTGGCGCTGCCTGCGGCGACGCCGGTAGCGGAGCACACGCGAACGGGCTACGACGCAGACGGAAAGCCTCTGCGCTGCATGGTCACCATCCTCCCCGGAGACAGGCACAAGATCCTCTATGAAGTCGACACTGACTGA
- a CDS encoding SSI family serine proteinase inhibitor, producing MLRRLALTAVASLAVLSAVAPAATAATGPLPLLPLPLPLPSALQGDDGTERTQLRVMVSDSGDREADGVYELRCLPAGGTHPVAQQACDRLAELAQPTDGNGGTDPFRPVPADAMCTQQFGGSATARVTGTWQGQHVDASFNRTNGCEIARWNTLRPVLPNIR from the coding sequence ATGCTGCGCCGCCTCGCCCTCACCGCTGTCGCGTCCCTCGCCGTGCTGTCGGCCGTCGCACCGGCCGCGACCGCCGCAACCGGCCCCCTGCCGCTGCTGCCCCTTCCGCTGCCGCTGCCGTCGGCGCTCCAGGGCGACGACGGCACCGAGAGGACCCAGCTGAGGGTGATGGTCTCGGACTCCGGCGACCGGGAGGCCGACGGCGTGTACGAACTGCGGTGCCTCCCGGCCGGCGGTACCCATCCGGTGGCGCAGCAGGCCTGCGACCGGCTGGCGGAGCTCGCGCAGCCCACGGACGGGAATGGCGGCACGGACCCCTTCCGTCCGGTGCCCGCGGACGCCATGTGCACCCAGCAGTTCGGCGGCTCGGCCACGGCCCGGGTCACCGGAACCTGGCAGGGGCAGCACGTCGACGCGTCCTTCAACCGGACCAACGGCTGTGAGATCGCGCGCTGGAACACGCTGCGGCCGGTGCTCCCCAACATCCGCTGA
- a CDS encoding GNAT family N-acetyltransferase translates to MKSTLTEYLRPARAEDVPALMALRTEAEVWLRSKGTDQWSDPETGAKAIAKWRASIDEERAWVVVDSGKVLGTVSRGPVDRDFWTDEDHPETAFHLYKLIVARQAAGRHLGARLVDWASRLAAMEGRDWVRIDTWRTNEGLHSYYERLGFRHVRTESPSHRLSGWLAQRPTTALSLPKLPLTVGPPREDRSTPIPSRRIPMTDWERSSRTLGLELPGRLSTRPLGTDGEARQFARPSPSLSAAAYYGGTGVSRRTDRARVRLWPAPRRKGRAVVP, encoded by the coding sequence ATGAAGTCGACACTGACTGAGTACCTCCGCCCGGCGCGGGCGGAGGACGTGCCTGCCCTCATGGCTCTCCGGACAGAAGCCGAGGTATGGCTCAGATCAAAGGGCACTGACCAATGGAGCGATCCCGAGACCGGGGCCAAAGCGATCGCCAAGTGGCGAGCATCGATCGATGAGGAGCGTGCCTGGGTCGTCGTCGACTCCGGCAAGGTCCTGGGCACCGTGAGTAGAGGCCCCGTGGATCGGGACTTCTGGACAGATGAGGACCATCCCGAAACTGCCTTCCACCTCTACAAGCTCATAGTCGCTCGCCAAGCCGCCGGACGGCACCTTGGGGCGCGACTCGTGGACTGGGCATCAAGACTGGCCGCCATGGAAGGTCGCGATTGGGTGCGCATAGACACCTGGCGGACGAACGAGGGCCTTCACTCCTACTACGAACGGCTCGGGTTCAGGCACGTGAGGACTGAGAGCCCGTCACATCGTCTCTCAGGGTGGCTCGCTCAACGGCCGACTACCGCGCTCAGCCTCCCGAAGCTTCCACTGACCGTGGGCCCGCCTCGCGAGGACAGGTCGACGCCGATCCCGTCACGGCGTATCCCGATGACTGATTGGGAGCGGAGCTCCAGAACTTTGGGGCTGGAGCTTCCAGGACGGCTCAGCACGCGCCCTCTCGGAACAGATGGAGAGGCGCGGCAGTTTGCCAGGCCCTCTCCGTCGTTGTCAGCCGCTGCGTACTACGGCGGTACGGGGGTCAGTCGGCGAACGGATCGAGCCCGCGTACGTCTTTGGCCTGCACCACGTCGGAAGGGTCGGGCCGTTGTACCTTGA
- a CDS encoding SpoIIE family protein phosphatase, which produces MQDTGASVALVYLLLPSERVLHLAVVSGAPVRLTAPWAQVPLDSPEAMAQAVRERRLVWLGSQEEVALRNPRTGLLLPYDFMVAAAPMAHGTMVWGALVLVWPTRDPPELGRVERDAMDAFCSRAGLFLQQAADRGLPILPGAQPRALSRRSPRIPGRAEALAAVEFAEGLPMGCWALDPDGRITFVNAAAAKMVGVEAAALLGARPEKVLPWLSDTRFGDAYRAAIVTRRPISFTVPRPPDQWLFFRLYPHAYGISVQTSPATTGRAPTEAPWEQSAPPSESDRVIGVYPLTQLATTLTEAAGVHEVVAQVTGQLMPAIGAQALALMAVDEGRLRIIGHRGYTADLINRLDAIPLASRSPAAHVVAAGAPSFFATFADLERVYPAAPHDGKAAWAFLPLIVSGRTFGSLVLSYDQPHPFPPAERAVLTSLAGLITQALDRASLYDAKHQLAHGLQNALLPHVLPTIPGFQVVARYLPTTRGIDVGGDFYDLIRCDATGAAAAIGDVEGHNVNAAALMGQVRTAVHAHATTGAPPGDVLARTNRLMADIGASLFASCLYAHLDLTHHRAHLATAGHPPPLLRHPDGRTEVLDLPPGLLLGIDPAAHYTTTEIPLPPGAVLALYTDGLVETPGTDIDDTIADLANQLTHAQDQTMEALADTLIHHATHTTLRNDDIALLLIQATN; this is translated from the coding sequence GTGCAGGACACAGGAGCTTCGGTGGCGCTGGTGTATCTGCTGTTGCCTAGCGAGCGGGTGCTGCACCTGGCGGTGGTGTCCGGGGCGCCGGTGCGGCTCACCGCTCCGTGGGCGCAGGTCCCGTTGGATTCCCCGGAGGCGATGGCCCAGGCCGTGCGGGAGCGGCGTTTGGTGTGGCTGGGCAGTCAGGAGGAGGTGGCGCTGCGCAATCCACGGACCGGGCTACTGCTGCCCTATGACTTCATGGTGGCTGCCGCCCCGATGGCGCACGGCACGATGGTGTGGGGTGCGCTCGTGCTGGTGTGGCCTACCCGGGACCCGCCCGAGCTGGGCCGGGTCGAACGCGATGCGATGGACGCCTTCTGCTCCCGCGCAGGGCTGTTTCTGCAGCAGGCCGCCGACCGTGGCCTCCCGATCCTGCCGGGCGCCCAGCCGCGGGCACTGTCCCGGCGGTCTCCCCGCATCCCCGGCCGGGCCGAGGCGCTGGCTGCGGTCGAGTTCGCCGAGGGGTTGCCCATGGGCTGCTGGGCGCTGGACCCGGACGGCCGGATCACCTTCGTCAACGCTGCCGCGGCCAAGATGGTCGGGGTCGAGGCCGCTGCCTTGCTGGGCGCCCGGCCCGAAAAAGTACTGCCCTGGCTCTCCGACACCCGTTTCGGGGACGCCTACCGGGCAGCCATCGTCACCCGGCGGCCCATCTCCTTCACCGTGCCGCGTCCGCCCGACCAGTGGTTGTTCTTCCGCCTGTACCCGCACGCCTACGGCATCAGCGTCCAGACCTCCCCCGCCACGACCGGGCGGGCACCGACCGAGGCACCTTGGGAGCAGTCGGCACCCCCCTCGGAGTCGGACCGGGTCATAGGCGTCTACCCCCTGACGCAGCTGGCGACCACCCTCACCGAGGCAGCCGGGGTCCATGAGGTGGTCGCGCAGGTAACCGGCCAGCTGATGCCCGCCATCGGCGCCCAGGCGCTTGCCCTGATGGCCGTGGACGAAGGCCGGCTGCGCATCATCGGCCACCGCGGCTACACAGCCGACCTCATAAACCGCCTCGACGCGATACCGCTGGCCTCCCGCTCCCCGGCAGCACATGTCGTGGCTGCCGGTGCCCCCAGTTTCTTCGCCACCTTCGCCGACCTCGAACGCGTCTACCCCGCCGCCCCTCATGACGGCAAGGCCGCCTGGGCCTTCCTCCCGCTGATCGTCTCCGGCCGCACCTTCGGTTCCCTCGTCCTCTCCTACGATCAGCCCCACCCCTTCCCCCCGGCAGAACGCGCCGTCCTGACCTCACTGGCCGGGCTGATCACCCAGGCCCTGGACCGGGCCAGCCTCTACGACGCGAAACACCAGCTCGCCCACGGTCTGCAAAACGCCCTGCTGCCGCATGTCCTGCCCACCATCCCAGGCTTTCAGGTGGTCGCGCGATACCTCCCCACCACCCGCGGCATCGATGTCGGCGGCGACTTCTACGACCTCATCCGCTGCGATGCCACCGGCGCTGCCGCGGCCATCGGCGACGTCGAAGGTCACAATGTGAACGCCGCAGCCCTCATGGGCCAGGTCCGCACCGCCGTGCACGCCCACGCCACAACAGGCGCACCGCCCGGCGACGTCCTCGCACGGACCAACCGCCTCATGGCCGACATCGGCGCCAGTCTGTTCGCCAGCTGCCTGTACGCCCACCTCGACCTGACACACCACCGCGCCCATCTGGCCACCGCCGGCCACCCCCCACCACTGCTGCGCCACCCCGACGGCCGCACCGAAGTTCTCGACCTGCCCCCCGGCCTACTGCTCGGCATCGACCCGGCCGCCCACTACACGACCACCGAGATCCCCCTGCCGCCCGGAGCCGTACTCGCCCTCTACACCGACGGACTCGTGGAAACCCCCGGCACCGACATCGACGACACCATCGCCGACCTCGCCAACCAGCTCACACACGCCCAAGACCAGACCATGGAAGCCCTCGCCGACACCCTCATCCACCACGCCACCCACACCACACTTCGCAACGACGACATCGCCCTCCTCCTCATCCAGGCAACGAACTGA
- a CDS encoding NAD(P)/FAD-dependent oxidoreductase has product MQHRIIVLGAGYTGAIAAGRLAKRLRPEDVAITLVNAEPDFVERVRMHQLAVGQNLKPRPFSEMFAGTGVELKLAKVTGVDVDSKTVAVIDANGAEELEYDSLVYALGSGWNTQDVPGAAEHAHEISGRPGALRLRKRLAGLDAGQSVVVVGGGLTGLEAAAEIAEARPDLDVALAARGGLGDWLSPKGRRHLRKVFDKLGITVHERTAVTGVEADCVTTADGTSVPAAVTVWTTGFAVHPIAKATALEVTGTGQIVVDGTMRSVSHPDVYAIGDAAMAMGPGDKPLRMSCASGTPTAWQATDAIAARLTGGKLPNAPLRYFNQCISLGRKEGVIQYVTADDRAVRTALTGRLAAVYKELVCKGAAWGVTNPTLGMPTRRRRVAQDRARAGSAVNASA; this is encoded by the coding sequence ATGCAGCACCGAATCATCGTCCTCGGAGCCGGATACACCGGAGCCATCGCCGCCGGTCGCCTCGCCAAGCGGCTGCGACCCGAGGACGTCGCCATCACTCTCGTCAACGCCGAGCCCGACTTCGTCGAGCGCGTCCGGATGCACCAGCTGGCCGTCGGCCAGAACCTCAAGCCCCGGCCCTTCAGCGAGATGTTCGCGGGCACCGGCGTCGAACTGAAGCTCGCGAAGGTCACCGGCGTCGACGTCGACAGCAAGACTGTCGCCGTCATCGACGCGAACGGTGCCGAGGAGTTGGAGTACGACAGCCTCGTGTACGCCCTCGGCAGCGGCTGGAACACCCAGGACGTCCCCGGCGCCGCCGAGCACGCCCACGAGATCAGCGGCCGCCCCGGAGCACTCCGGCTGCGCAAGCGCCTGGCCGGCCTGGACGCCGGACAGTCCGTCGTCGTCGTCGGCGGCGGCCTCACCGGCCTGGAGGCCGCGGCCGAGATCGCCGAGGCCCGCCCGGACCTCGACGTCGCCCTCGCCGCCCGCGGCGGGCTCGGCGACTGGCTCTCGCCCAAAGGCCGCCGGCACCTGCGGAAGGTCTTCGACAAGCTCGGCATCACCGTGCACGAGCGGACCGCCGTCACCGGCGTGGAGGCCGACTGCGTCACCACCGCCGACGGCACGTCCGTCCCGGCCGCGGTCACCGTGTGGACCACCGGCTTCGCGGTCCACCCGATCGCGAAGGCCACCGCTCTGGAGGTCACCGGCACAGGGCAGATCGTGGTCGACGGGACCATGCGTTCGGTCTCGCACCCGGACGTGTACGCCATCGGCGACGCGGCCATGGCCATGGGCCCCGGCGACAAGCCGCTGCGGATGTCGTGCGCCTCGGGCACCCCCACCGCGTGGCAGGCAACCGACGCCATCGCGGCACGCCTGACCGGCGGGAAGCTCCCGAACGCGCCGCTCCGCTACTTCAACCAGTGCATCTCACTGGGCCGCAAGGAAGGCGTGATCCAGTACGTCACCGCCGACGACCGTGCCGTCCGGACGGCCCTGACCGGACGGCTCGCCGCCGTCTACAAGGAGCTGGTCTGCAAAGGCGCGGCCTGGGGCGTCACCAACCCCACGCTCGGGATGCCGACTCGGCGGCGCCGCGTCGCGCAGGATCGGGCCCGGGCAGGATCGGCCGTCAACGCGTCGGCCTGA
- the sigJ gene encoding RNA polymerase sigma factor SigJ, producing the protein MALTVNDMDRFEACMPRLEAIAYRLLGSASDAEDAVQDTFLRWQAADIDRIEVPEAWLTKVLTNLCLNQLTSARARRETYVGQWLPEPLLAGDPMLGPADTAEQRESVSYAVLTLMERLSPNERVVYVLREAFDYPHRQIAEILDITEAASQQIFHRAKKHVADGRTRTEIDEAAARRIVEEFLAAATSGRTEPLVRLLTEDAISIGDGGGKVPARAKAFEGALAVAKFVRGLFKPGKAKRAIVGGSPGIYATTANGAPALVAVFDGRVVGVMCLEITAEGIAAFRNQVNPDKLERATRRWAAGDHGEPLLNAF; encoded by the coding sequence ATGGCTCTGACCGTGAACGACATGGACCGGTTCGAAGCCTGCATGCCCCGTCTGGAGGCCATCGCCTACCGCCTCCTCGGCTCTGCGAGCGATGCCGAGGACGCCGTGCAGGACACGTTCCTGCGCTGGCAGGCCGCTGACATCGACCGCATCGAGGTCCCCGAGGCCTGGCTGACGAAGGTTCTCACCAACCTGTGCCTCAACCAGCTCACCTCGGCCCGGGCCCGGCGCGAGACCTATGTGGGCCAATGGCTGCCCGAGCCGCTGCTCGCCGGGGACCCGATGCTCGGCCCGGCCGACACCGCCGAGCAGCGCGAATCCGTCTCGTACGCGGTCCTCACTCTCATGGAGCGCCTCTCCCCCAACGAACGGGTGGTGTACGTGCTGCGGGAGGCCTTCGACTACCCGCACCGGCAGATCGCTGAGATCCTCGACATCACCGAGGCCGCCAGCCAGCAGATCTTCCACCGCGCCAAGAAGCACGTCGCGGACGGCAGGACCCGCACCGAGATCGACGAGGCCGCAGCCCGGCGAATCGTCGAGGAGTTCCTCGCGGCCGCCACCAGCGGCCGGACCGAGCCGCTCGTGCGGCTGCTCACCGAAGACGCCATCTCGATCGGCGACGGCGGCGGGAAGGTCCCGGCCCGCGCCAAGGCGTTCGAAGGCGCCCTCGCGGTCGCGAAATTCGTGCGGGGCCTGTTCAAGCCCGGCAAGGCCAAGCGCGCCATCGTCGGCGGCTCCCCCGGGATCTACGCCACGACCGCGAACGGCGCCCCCGCCCTCGTGGCTGTCTTCGACGGCCGGGTCGTCGGCGTCATGTGCCTGGAGATCACCGCCGAGGGGATTGCCGCGTTCCGCAACCAGGTCAACCCGGACAAGCTCGAACGCGCGACCCGGCGGTGGGCGGCCGGGGACCACGGGGAACCCTTGCTCAACGCCTTCTGA